A genomic segment from Polyangium mundeleinium encodes:
- a CDS encoding sigma 54-interacting transcriptional regulator: MQLPPRYEPIAPLGKGGGGEVWSAKDRITGATVAVKVLAEGANEAEMLALVREAVALSGLEGLGVPRILGFGRLPNSPRAYLVRELVVGKSLAARFAEPDEPLETLAAIAQAADQLTRLHRALLLHGDLKPANIIVGPFGKATLVDLGLAANFRDGGERPSGLTPRYAAPELLTGAPLGVRAEIYALGVTLREALVAVGPRLDPAVVAALEEVERRATAADPTSRFPSADELASAIRRAASLPMPEAFAPRDALVWPIVGLDEHAAALDAQIEDLRPGGGIVVTGLPGAGKSTLLRRVAWWLGVKGRGVAWVEAGLAPDPGQAMDLELAGAEEPEGAIVLVDDADRLAKPDVTRLAALREAGARVVVTFDPERLPNLPGPTLELFAVPPLDEARARDLVRSAIPSLGDVVADHVARRAGHLPGKIRAIVEAIARAPVASAADVDRLLAEEDERGTDRERAMKLLDRGHVDEAAEVLARLEDDPSPAVAIARARLFTSRGDALRAIAELERVQDEALAADAEIAASYCLHAARALLRAGDYAGAETQAGAAAERTGLPAAADDAAPLPRAEGRRALSMLAIAADALAVSGLAQSFSSRHDDAKRTLTRAVRLARGVGGEPRILSVALGSLAFALQRDDQLDPAKAAYEEALSAAEQAGDAGSVATTRLNLAGIAKAQGDLAAALMHLEAAVDMGRRSGRVPTLRQALLNLANLELYLGRLARARVSIDQLALQRSELGPSQRAQLLSLEAEHAARSGDPAAAERLCGACAESWESLGRGVDAAEARLERVMIAPATSGEGARELDAEIERASAALGGGSAHRPLLSLARARVATLRGDERQAAAHCEEALEAARASGQKDFIARALEARATLHEDGGKPMLARRDREAALAVLEEIASVLPRDLREVFWDDPRRRALRALCVPSVHTPQTATPSPPNASPSSTLAAPRKAPTEERLARILEINRAIAGEVDLGRLLEKVTDHAIALLGAERGFVILKSTQPRDEADPTAALPFALSVHAFRGREGDDAHARFSQSIAERVVHIGEPIVTVSAREDARMAGYVSVHQLMLQSIACVPIRARGGEVIGALYLETRLRPAMGFTDELPTLVALADQVAITIETARLVGENARRARELEKKSAELERANGDLEAARAELEELLGQRTEELKATKRDLRSARAVIKGHFGYEGLVGRSEAMRRVYALIDRVKDTDIPVLVIGESGTGKEVVARAIHNAGPRAKKPFVGINVGAIPEHLLESELFGHVRGAFTGADRDRRGLFREAEGGTILLDEIGEMPPKMQAGLLRVLQEKLVRPVGGAREEPVNTRVIAATHRDLVAMTAAGTFREDLLYRLHVVEVRVPPLRERIEDIPILIDHFLGIFAARYGRERRSVSRAALRRLMGHGWPGNVRQLENVLLNAWVLSDQAELEPEDFELPEARLAPRPPPPPESLREGPQRASPEPSRKLSSLEAHKADERERILAALQASNWNRVKAARLVGLPRRTFYRRLKEYGIQ; the protein is encoded by the coding sequence TTGCAGCTCCCGCCCCGATACGAGCCCATCGCGCCCCTTGGCAAGGGCGGCGGCGGAGAGGTGTGGTCGGCCAAAGACCGCATCACCGGCGCGACCGTGGCCGTGAAGGTCCTCGCCGAAGGCGCGAACGAGGCAGAAATGCTCGCCCTCGTGCGCGAAGCCGTGGCCCTCTCCGGCCTCGAAGGCCTCGGCGTGCCGCGCATCCTCGGCTTCGGGCGCCTGCCGAACAGCCCCCGCGCCTACCTCGTGCGGGAGCTCGTCGTCGGCAAGAGCCTGGCCGCGCGATTCGCGGAACCGGACGAGCCGCTGGAGACCCTCGCCGCCATCGCGCAGGCCGCCGACCAGCTCACGCGGCTGCACCGCGCGCTCTTGCTGCACGGGGACCTCAAGCCCGCGAACATCATCGTCGGGCCCTTCGGCAAGGCGACGCTCGTCGACCTCGGGCTCGCGGCGAACTTCCGCGACGGCGGCGAGCGCCCGTCGGGCCTCACGCCGCGGTATGCCGCGCCCGAGCTGCTCACGGGCGCGCCGCTCGGCGTTCGCGCGGAGATCTACGCCCTCGGCGTCACGCTGCGCGAGGCCCTCGTCGCGGTGGGGCCTCGGCTCGATCCGGCCGTCGTCGCGGCGCTCGAAGAGGTCGAGCGTCGCGCCACCGCGGCCGATCCGACGAGCCGCTTTCCAAGCGCGGACGAGCTCGCGAGCGCCATCCGCCGCGCTGCGTCCTTGCCGATGCCCGAGGCGTTCGCTCCGCGCGACGCGCTCGTCTGGCCGATCGTCGGCCTCGACGAGCACGCCGCCGCGCTCGACGCGCAGATCGAGGACCTGCGCCCGGGCGGCGGCATCGTGGTCACGGGCCTGCCGGGTGCCGGCAAGAGCACGTTGCTCCGGCGCGTCGCGTGGTGGCTCGGCGTGAAGGGGCGCGGTGTGGCCTGGGTCGAGGCTGGGCTCGCGCCCGATCCGGGGCAGGCGATGGACCTCGAGCTCGCAGGAGCCGAGGAGCCCGAGGGCGCGATCGTCCTCGTGGACGACGCCGATCGCCTCGCGAAACCGGACGTCACGCGCCTCGCCGCGCTGCGCGAGGCCGGCGCCCGCGTCGTCGTCACCTTCGACCCGGAGCGCCTGCCGAACCTGCCGGGCCCGACGCTCGAACTCTTCGCCGTTCCGCCGCTCGACGAGGCGCGCGCGCGTGACCTCGTGCGCTCGGCGATCCCCTCGCTCGGCGACGTCGTCGCGGATCACGTCGCGCGCCGCGCGGGCCACTTGCCCGGCAAGATCCGCGCGATCGTCGAGGCGATCGCGCGCGCCCCCGTCGCGAGCGCCGCGGACGTCGATCGCCTCCTCGCCGAGGAGGACGAGCGCGGCACCGATCGCGAGCGCGCGATGAAGCTGCTCGATCGGGGCCATGTCGACGAAGCCGCCGAGGTGCTCGCGCGCCTCGAAGACGACCCCTCGCCGGCCGTCGCGATCGCCCGCGCGCGCCTGTTCACGAGCCGCGGCGACGCCCTGCGCGCGATCGCCGAGCTCGAACGCGTGCAGGACGAAGCCCTCGCGGCCGACGCCGAGATCGCCGCCTCGTATTGCCTCCACGCGGCGCGCGCGCTCCTCCGCGCCGGTGACTACGCGGGCGCCGAAACCCAGGCCGGCGCCGCGGCCGAACGCACGGGCCTCCCGGCTGCCGCGGACGACGCCGCACCCTTGCCGCGCGCGGAGGGCCGCCGCGCGCTCTCCATGCTGGCGATCGCCGCCGACGCGCTCGCCGTCTCCGGCCTCGCGCAGAGCTTCTCCTCGCGGCACGACGACGCGAAGCGCACGCTCACGCGCGCCGTCCGCCTCGCGCGTGGGGTCGGCGGCGAGCCGCGCATCCTCTCGGTCGCGCTCGGCTCGCTCGCCTTTGCGCTCCAGCGCGACGATCAGCTCGACCCCGCGAAGGCCGCCTACGAAGAAGCGCTCTCCGCGGCCGAGCAAGCGGGCGATGCGGGCAGCGTGGCCACGACGCGCTTGAACCTCGCGGGCATCGCCAAGGCGCAAGGCGACCTCGCGGCCGCGCTCATGCACCTCGAAGCTGCGGTCGACATGGGGCGCCGCTCGGGCCGCGTCCCCACGCTTCGCCAGGCGCTCTTGAACCTCGCGAACCTGGAGCTCTACCTCGGCCGCCTCGCGCGGGCGCGTGTCTCCATCGACCAGCTCGCGCTCCAGCGCAGCGAGCTCGGCCCGAGCCAGCGCGCGCAGCTCCTCTCGCTCGAAGCCGAGCACGCCGCGCGCTCGGGGGATCCCGCCGCGGCCGAGCGCCTCTGCGGCGCCTGCGCCGAGAGCTGGGAGAGCCTCGGCCGGGGCGTCGACGCGGCCGAGGCGCGGCTCGAACGTGTGATGATCGCCCCCGCGACGTCCGGCGAAGGCGCGCGTGAGCTCGACGCCGAGATCGAGCGTGCCTCGGCGGCGCTCGGGGGTGGCTCGGCGCATCGCCCGCTCCTCTCGCTCGCGCGCGCCCGCGTGGCCACGTTGCGCGGCGACGAGCGGCAGGCCGCGGCGCACTGCGAGGAGGCGCTCGAAGCGGCGCGCGCCTCGGGCCAGAAGGACTTCATCGCCCGCGCCCTCGAAGCACGCGCGACCCTGCACGAGGACGGCGGCAAGCCCATGCTCGCGCGACGCGATCGGGAGGCCGCGCTCGCCGTGCTCGAAGAGATCGCCTCGGTCTTGCCGCGCGACCTGCGTGAGGTCTTCTGGGACGACCCGCGCCGCCGCGCCCTGCGTGCGCTCTGCGTGCCCTCCGTGCACACCCCGCAGACCGCGACGCCCTCTCCGCCGAACGCCTCGCCATCGAGCACGCTCGCGGCGCCGCGCAAGGCCCCCACGGAGGAACGCCTCGCGCGCATCCTGGAGATCAACCGCGCCATCGCGGGCGAGGTTGATCTCGGGCGCCTGCTGGAGAAGGTCACCGACCACGCGATCGCCCTCCTCGGCGCGGAGCGGGGTTTTGTCATCCTCAAGAGCACGCAGCCGCGGGACGAGGCCGATCCCACGGCGGCGCTCCCGTTCGCGCTCTCGGTCCACGCCTTCCGCGGACGCGAGGGCGACGACGCGCATGCGCGCTTCTCGCAGTCGATTGCCGAGCGTGTCGTCCACATCGGCGAGCCGATCGTCACGGTGAGCGCGCGCGAGGACGCCCGCATGGCCGGGTACGTCTCGGTCCACCAGCTCATGCTCCAGTCGATCGCGTGTGTGCCCATCCGCGCGCGGGGCGGCGAGGTCATCGGCGCGCTCTACCTGGAGACACGCCTCCGCCCTGCGATGGGCTTCACGGACGAGCTCCCCACGCTCGTCGCGCTCGCCGACCAGGTGGCGATCACCATCGAGACCGCGCGCCTCGTCGGCGAGAACGCGCGCCGCGCGCGGGAGCTCGAAAAGAAGAGCGCGGAGCTCGAACGGGCGAACGGCGACCTCGAAGCGGCCCGCGCCGAGCTCGAAGAGCTGCTCGGCCAGCGCACCGAGGAGCTCAAGGCCACGAAGCGCGACCTCCGCTCGGCCCGCGCGGTCATCAAGGGGCATTTCGGCTACGAGGGCCTCGTCGGCCGCAGCGAGGCCATGCGCCGCGTCTACGCGCTCATCGACCGCGTCAAGGACACGGACATCCCGGTCCTCGTCATCGGCGAGAGCGGCACGGGCAAGGAAGTCGTGGCGCGGGCCATTCACAACGCCGGCCCGCGCGCCAAGAAACCTTTCGTGGGCATCAACGTCGGCGCCATTCCCGAGCACCTCCTGGAGAGCGAGCTCTTCGGCCACGTGCGAGGCGCCTTCACCGGCGCCGATCGGGATCGCCGTGGCCTCTTCCGCGAGGCCGAGGGCGGCACGATCCTCCTCGACGAAATCGGCGAAATGCCGCCGAAAATGCAGGCCGGGCTCCTCCGTGTCCTCCAGGAAAAGCTCGTCCGCCCGGTCGGCGGCGCGCGCGAAGAGCCCGTCAACACGCGCGTCATTGCCGCGACCCACCGGGACCTCGTGGCGATGACCGCGGCTGGCACCTTCCGCGAGGATCTCCTCTACCGCTTGCACGTCGTCGAGGTCCGCGTCCCGCCTTTGCGCGAGCGCATCGAGGACATTCCGATCCTCATCGACCATTTCCTCGGCATCTTCGCGGCTCGTTATGGCCGTGAGCGCCGGAGCGTCTCGCGGGCTGCGCTTCGCCGGCTGATGGGGCATGGCTGGCCCGGCAACGTGCGCCAGCTCGAAAACGTCCTCTTGAATGCGTGGGTCCTCTCGGATCAGGCCGAGCTCGAACCCGAGGACTTCGAGCTCCCGGAGGCCCGCCTCGCCCCGCGCCCGCCGCCCCCGCCGGAGAGCCTCCGGGAAGGCCCTCAGCGCGCCTCGCCCGAGCCCTCGCGCAAGCTCTCCTCGCTCGAAGCGCACAAGGCCGACGAGCGCGAGCGCATCCTCGCGGCGCTCCAGGCATCCAACTGGAACCGCGTGAAGGCCGCGCGCCTCGTGGGATTGCCCCGCCGCACGTTTTATAGACGACTCAAGGAGTACGGAATTCAATGA
- a CDS encoding DUF4377 domain-containing protein: MSSALRQALVTIVLFTAACAPSATPGTSNTTEASPAKDGETTLFVHAERVDCMGVGPMRCMQVREAENKEWERFYGRIEGFSYEEGYAYELRVKREPVANPPADGSSLRTLLVKIVSKKKP, encoded by the coding sequence ATGAGCTCCGCTTTGCGTCAAGCCCTCGTCACCATCGTCCTCTTCACCGCGGCATGCGCGCCGAGCGCGACGCCCGGCACGTCGAACACGACCGAGGCGTCGCCCGCGAAAGACGGAGAAACGACGCTCTTCGTCCACGCGGAGCGGGTCGACTGCATGGGCGTCGGCCCGATGCGGTGCATGCAAGTCCGGGAGGCGGAGAACAAGGAATGGGAGCGCTTCTACGGGAGGATCGAGGGGTTTTCCTACGAAGAGGGGTATGCCTACGAGCTGCGGGTGAAGCGCGAGCCGGTGGCGAATCCGCCGGCGGATGGGTCGTCGCTGAGGACGCTGCTCGTCAAGATTGTATCGAAGAAGAAGCCGTGA
- a CDS encoding alpha/beta hydrolase — translation MILHQLRVEQAIDRDARGRFVKELCVVRGGGAEDGIPLAMVRKRSAELGGTRGSVLLIHGYGQNRYAWHLPARSLSNYLAREGFDVFNLDLRGHGRSRHLGARRPTDVSEFVKQDVPWALEEVQRLAGPQPVFLVGHSLGGLVSYAAAPLAHGAVAGVVTLGSPYHFTRGSLPLTLAGHLLLAVDRRMSFGHGALGLRAIGEVVRLARVLVESPVFPLPIRGFRPGSMEPVVLSQHMSLAMDSGSITVLRNMFLAAAEARQSGHRLGGLSGFVEGFEAMDVPLLVVAGESDDLAPPASVEPAYRSSRSGDKTYRVFPQGHIDLIMGSRSTHTVWPLLSRWLGARVDH, via the coding sequence ATGATCCTGCACCAACTCCGGGTCGAACAAGCGATCGATCGCGACGCGCGCGGGCGTTTCGTCAAGGAGCTGTGCGTCGTGCGGGGCGGCGGAGCCGAGGATGGAATTCCGCTGGCGATGGTGAGAAAACGCTCGGCGGAGCTCGGCGGGACGCGGGGGAGCGTGCTGCTCATTCACGGCTACGGGCAAAATCGGTACGCCTGGCACCTGCCCGCCCGGAGCCTGTCGAACTACCTGGCCCGCGAGGGCTTCGACGTCTTCAACCTGGACCTGCGCGGCCACGGCCGTTCCCGACACCTCGGCGCGCGGCGGCCCACCGACGTGAGCGAGTTCGTCAAGCAGGACGTCCCCTGGGCGCTCGAAGAGGTGCAACGGCTGGCCGGGCCGCAGCCCGTTTTCCTCGTGGGACACTCGCTCGGCGGGCTCGTCAGTTACGCGGCGGCGCCGCTCGCCCACGGCGCGGTGGCCGGCGTGGTGACGCTCGGCAGTCCCTACCATTTCACGCGCGGCTCGCTGCCGCTCACGCTGGCCGGCCACCTGCTGCTCGCCGTGGACCGGCGGATGTCGTTCGGCCACGGGGCGCTCGGGCTGCGCGCCATCGGCGAGGTCGTCCGGCTCGCGCGCGTGCTCGTCGAAAGTCCCGTGTTTCCACTGCCGATCCGCGGCTTCCGTCCCGGATCGATGGAGCCCGTGGTGCTCTCGCAGCACATGTCGCTGGCGATGGATAGCGGGAGCATCACGGTGCTCCGGAACATGTTCCTCGCGGCGGCGGAGGCGCGGCAAAGCGGGCACCGGCTCGGCGGATTGTCCGGGTTCGTCGAGGGGTTCGAGGCGATGGACGTGCCGCTTCTCGTGGTCGCGGGCGAGAGCGACGACCTCGCGCCGCCCGCGTCGGTCGAGCCGGCCTATCGATCGAGCCGATCGGGGGACAAGACGTACCGCGTCTTCCCGCAAGGTCACATCGATCTGATCATGGGCAGCCGCTCGACGCACACGGTATGGCCGCTGCTCTCGCGGTGGCTCGGCGCGCGCGTCGACCATTGA
- a CDS encoding Uma2 family endonuclease yields MAPPAEKSDEALPEPPVTPSADEWRVMSPEARERFLVEVIDALSDPRLTMGNGQPHNLAKRRATDRLRRHFDAIGRRIYLAEELNVLYPGERAFCPDILAVLDVPQPEDDERMAWVVADEGRGLDLVIEVLYEGHRKKDLVDNVERYARLGIPEYFVYDRKKQQLHGYRFPSPEARRYQRIVPQGGRYASAVLGLDLAIENGKLEFFYGMAALFGTEDLIGRLKGMMQSLEAKAEHAEAQAEQAQAQAEQAQAQAEQAQAQAEQALTSLQNSLLAIVAARGIPCSDSDRERVRSCVELETLQRWLVRAATVGSMAEVFAENT; encoded by the coding sequence ATGGCACCTCCGGCCGAGAAGAGCGATGAGGCTCTGCCCGAACCGCCCGTGACGCCGTCGGCGGATGAGTGGCGCGTGATGTCGCCCGAAGCGCGAGAGCGATTCCTTGTCGAGGTGATCGACGCGCTCTCCGACCCCCGGCTCACCATGGGGAACGGCCAGCCCCACAACCTCGCCAAGCGTCGCGCGACCGATCGCCTCCGCAGGCACTTCGATGCGATCGGCCGCCGCATCTATCTGGCGGAGGAGCTCAACGTCCTCTACCCCGGCGAGCGCGCGTTCTGCCCGGACATCCTGGCCGTCCTCGACGTCCCCCAGCCCGAAGACGACGAGCGGATGGCGTGGGTCGTGGCGGACGAGGGGCGCGGGCTCGACCTCGTCATCGAGGTCCTTTACGAGGGCCATCGCAAGAAGGACCTCGTGGACAACGTGGAGCGTTACGCGCGCCTCGGGATCCCTGAGTATTTCGTCTACGACCGCAAGAAGCAGCAGCTTCACGGCTACCGTTTTCCGAGCCCGGAGGCGCGCCGTTATCAGCGTATCGTGCCGCAGGGGGGGCGTTATGCGTCGGCCGTGCTGGGGCTCGATCTTGCCATCGAGAACGGCAAGCTCGAGTTTTTCTACGGAATGGCCGCGCTCTTCGGGACGGAGGATCTCATCGGGCGCCTGAAAGGCATGATGCAGAGCCTGGAGGCGAAGGCGGAGCATGCCGAGGCGCAAGCGGAGCAAGCGCAGGCGCAAGCGGAGCAAGCGCAGGCGCAAGCGGAGCAAGCGCAGGCGCAAGCGGAGCAAGCCCTTACAAGCCTACAGAACAGCCTCCTCGCCATCGTCGCGGCCCGGGGGATCCCTTGCTCGGACAGCGACCGCGAGCGCGTCCGTTCCTGCGTCGAGCTTGAAACGCTCCAGCGCTGGCTCGTCCGGGCCGCCACCGTCGGCTCGATGGCCGAGGTGTTCGCGGAAAACACGTAA
- a CDS encoding M12 family metallopeptidase: MNESLRSLSGALGLLLSVAACSQGSSSAPTRTAGPPPGTWSGVSQASPQQAEVYRPAAPRYFGSAFIYLANNVSRQLVGFDVVDGLAVMEGDMMLGPATLVPFRYGTPPRPTGDIKGAMGLQSRTDLWPRGEIPYVIDASVPPATVEGIGWAVSHVNTTQLRLRPRAGDADYVVFRNSGEGSGCSSYVGRIGGPQEIQVADCGRGSIVHEILHAAGFFHEQSRNDRDQYVTIVWDEIPTQYRSDFEQRGGVGQDIGPYDYQSIMHYSSRAFSRTGRPTIVPRDPNANIGQREGLSQLDRSAIQVLYGTGGAPELPTPQPSLPFPGTTFPFPTAGLPLPSLPFPIPSFPFPTTQPAPPPTPPQVPATPVSFTGNYSSTRGPMQCSENASMVACSFQDGGAPGRLDCVKDAGSVQLSCTWMTFLPRPGAGRAALRRSSTADPNLGGTWGNLQNETDGGRWDATRQ, from the coding sequence ATGAACGAGAGCCTTCGTTCCCTGTCCGGTGCGCTCGGGTTGCTCCTCTCCGTCGCGGCGTGCAGCCAGGGCTCTTCCTCCGCGCCGACGCGAACGGCGGGCCCGCCTCCGGGCACGTGGAGCGGCGTTTCCCAGGCCTCTCCCCAGCAGGCCGAGGTTTACCGCCCTGCCGCGCCTCGGTATTTCGGCAGCGCGTTCATCTACCTCGCCAACAACGTCTCGCGGCAGCTCGTGGGCTTCGACGTCGTCGACGGATTGGCCGTCATGGAAGGCGACATGATGCTCGGCCCGGCCACGCTCGTGCCCTTCCGGTATGGCACGCCGCCGCGCCCCACCGGAGACATCAAGGGCGCGATGGGCCTCCAGAGCCGCACGGACCTCTGGCCTCGGGGCGAGATCCCTTATGTGATCGACGCCTCCGTCCCCCCCGCCACGGTCGAAGGGATTGGCTGGGCCGTCTCCCACGTGAATACCACGCAGCTCCGGCTCCGGCCCCGCGCGGGCGACGCCGATTACGTCGTCTTTCGCAACAGCGGCGAGGGCAGCGGGTGCAGCTCGTACGTCGGCCGCATCGGGGGCCCCCAGGAAATCCAGGTCGCCGACTGCGGTCGCGGCAGCATCGTCCACGAAATCCTGCACGCGGCCGGCTTCTTCCACGAGCAATCGCGCAATGACCGCGACCAGTACGTCACCATCGTGTGGGACGAGATCCCGACGCAATATCGGAGCGACTTCGAGCAGAGGGGCGGCGTGGGGCAGGACATCGGGCCCTACGATTACCAGAGCATCATGCATTACTCGTCGCGCGCGTTCAGCCGCACCGGCAGGCCCACGATCGTCCCCCGGGACCCGAACGCCAACATCGGCCAGCGCGAGGGCCTCTCCCAGCTCGATCGGTCTGCGATCCAGGTGCTTTACGGGACCGGCGGGGCGCCGGAGCTTCCCACACCCCAGCCGAGCCTGCCTTTCCCCGGCACGACCTTCCCGTTCCCCACGGCGGGGCTCCCTTTGCCGAGCCTGCCTTTCCCCATCCCCTCGTTCCCATTCCCCACCACGCAGCCCGCCCCTCCTCCGACGCCCCCGCAGGTGCCGGCCACGCCGGTCTCGTTCACCGGCAACTATTCGAGCACCCGAGGGCCGATGCAATGCTCGGAAAACGCCTCGATGGTGGCTTGTAGCTTCCAGGACGGAGGCGCGCCGGGCCGCCTCGATTGCGTGAAGGACGCGGGGAGCGTGCAGCTCTCCTGCACCTGGATGACGTTTCTCCCGCGCCCGGGCGCGGGCCGCGCCGCGCTCCGGCGTAGCTCCACGGCGGACCCGAACCTCGGCGGGACCTGGGGCAACCTGCAGAACGAGACCGACGGCGGTCGGTGGGATGCGACGCGGCAATGA
- a CDS encoding PrkA family serine protein kinase, with amino-acid sequence MGDAQSLVGKIAAMQDYALYRDLSWEGSFEEYLGLIRKQPQVTRNAFQRAYDMIIRYGTEEYTDNKKKLVRYNFFKDELNSGQDAIYGLDIPLMRLVHVLKAAAEGYGPEKRVILLHGPVGSSKSTIARLMKKGIEHYSMSTDGALYTFDWVNLDGVGMAGPESGRFKCPMHEEPLRLIPPTWRDRAIKELELSNPTFHVRVDGDLDPACRFIFNKLMERYGGDWGKVMQHIRVRRLVLSEKDRIGIGTFQPKDEKNQDSTELTGDINYRKIAEYGSDSDPRAFNFDGEFNISNRGVVEFIEVLKLDVAFLYDLLGASQEHKIKPKKFAQTDIDEVILGHTNEAEYKKLLSNEFMEALRDRTIKIDIPYITKVSEEIRIYEKDFNRDKIRGKHIAPHTLEVAAMWAVLTRLEDPKKHNLSLVQKMKLYDGKVLPGYTQDTVKELRKEAPREGMEGISPRYVQDKISNALVNDIGEGTINPFMVLSELEKGLRHHSLISSDEQRKRYGECIGMVKREYEEIVKNEVQRAISADEDAIQKLAANYIDSIKAYTLKEKVKDRFTREDVEPDERLMRSIEEKIDIPENRKDDFRREIMNYIGALAVDGKKFEWHTNDRLRRALELKLFEDQKDAIKLQTLVSSVIDKETQEKIDIIKTRMIKYFGYNEVSARDVLDYVASIYARGDTK; translated from the coding sequence ATGGGCGACGCGCAAAGTCTGGTGGGCAAGATCGCTGCGATGCAGGACTACGCCCTGTATCGGGACCTGTCTTGGGAAGGGAGCTTCGAGGAGTACCTGGGGCTCATTCGCAAGCAGCCGCAAGTCACGCGCAACGCGTTCCAGCGTGCGTACGACATGATCATCCGGTACGGGACGGAGGAGTACACCGACAACAAGAAGAAGCTCGTCCGGTACAACTTCTTCAAGGACGAGCTGAACAGCGGCCAGGACGCCATCTACGGCCTCGACATCCCGCTCATGCGCCTCGTCCACGTGCTCAAGGCGGCGGCGGAAGGGTATGGCCCCGAGAAGCGCGTCATCTTGCTCCACGGCCCTGTTGGCTCCTCGAAGTCGACGATCGCGCGCCTCATGAAGAAGGGCATCGAGCACTACTCGATGTCGACGGACGGAGCGCTCTACACGTTCGACTGGGTGAACCTCGACGGCGTCGGCATGGCGGGCCCCGAGAGCGGCCGCTTCAAGTGTCCCATGCACGAGGAGCCCTTGCGCCTCATCCCGCCGACGTGGCGTGACCGCGCGATCAAGGAGCTCGAGCTCTCGAACCCCACCTTCCACGTGCGCGTCGACGGCGACCTCGATCCGGCGTGCCGCTTCATCTTCAACAAGCTGATGGAGCGGTACGGCGGCGACTGGGGCAAGGTCATGCAGCACATCCGCGTGCGGCGCCTCGTGCTCAGCGAGAAGGACCGCATCGGCATCGGCACCTTCCAGCCGAAGGACGAGAAGAACCAGGACTCGACCGAGCTCACGGGCGACATCAACTACCGCAAGATCGCCGAGTACGGCTCCGACTCCGACCCGCGCGCGTTCAACTTCGACGGCGAGTTCAACATCTCGAACCGCGGCGTCGTCGAGTTCATCGAGGTCCTGAAGCTCGACGTCGCGTTCCTCTACGACCTGCTCGGCGCGTCGCAGGAGCACAAGATCAAGCCGAAGAAGTTCGCGCAGACGGACATCGACGAGGTCATCCTCGGCCACACGAACGAGGCCGAGTACAAGAAGCTCCTCTCGAACGAGTTCATGGAGGCCCTGCGCGACCGCACGATCAAGATCGACATCCCGTACATCACGAAGGTGTCGGAGGAGATCCGGATCTACGAGAAGGACTTCAACCGCGACAAGATCCGCGGCAAGCACATCGCCCCGCACACGCTGGAAGTCGCGGCGATGTGGGCCGTGCTCACGCGGCTCGAGGATCCGAAGAAGCACAACCTCTCGCTCGTGCAGAAGATGAAGCTCTACGACGGCAAGGTCCTGCCGGGCTATACGCAGGACACCGTGAAGGAGCTGCGCAAGGAGGCGCCGCGCGAGGGCATGGAGGGCATCAGCCCGCGTTACGTGCAGGACAAGATCTCGAACGCGCTCGTCAACGACATCGGAGAGGGCACGATCAACCCGTTCATGGTGCTCTCCGAGCTCGAGAAGGGCCTGCGCCACCACTCGCTCATCTCGAGCGACGAGCAGCGCAAGCGTTACGGCGAGTGCATCGGCATGGTGAAGCGCGAGTACGAGGAGATCGTCAAGAACGAGGTCCAGCGCGCCATCAGCGCCGACGAGGACGCGATCCAGAAGCTCGCGGCGAACTACATCGACTCGATCAAGGCCTACACCCTGAAGGAGAAGGTCAAGGATCGGTTCACCCGCGAAGACGTCGAGCCGGACGAGCGGCTCATGCGGTCGATCGAGGAGAAGATCGACATCCCCGAGAACCGCAAGGACGACTTCCGCCGCGAGATCATGAATTACATCGGCGCGCTCGCGGTCGACGGCAAGAAGTTCGAGTGGCACACGAACGACCGCCTGCGCCGCGCGCTCGAGCTCAAGCTCTTCGAGGATCAGAAGGACGCGATCAAGCTCCAGACCCTCGTCTCCAGCGTCATCGACAAGGAGACCCAGGAGAAGATCGACATCATCAAGACGCGGATGATCAAATACTTCGGGTACAACGAGGTCTCCGCGCGCGACGTCCTCGACTACGTCGCCAGCATCTACGCCCGCGGCGATACGAAGTAG